From Anaerobranca gottschalkii DSM 13577, the proteins below share one genomic window:
- the csx1 gene encoding CRISPR-associated CARF protein Csx1 has translation MNVIYQIARMEDSKKIFCISFEEGDCEREKFEKESSLSSFVVRDYFKDSKQENSEAVIFYPVSIVLNERLLKNLKTNVKYSNNTELINKLENVFEKPTEYLKNPKDVIKLFPFEEEKDDYLVLSSFGTYLNNIEVKGSYSDIVLTILADMVTRYLHKDVTSFYIDISSGYNFYISALLEAARHFSVFATLYNWDNKEKIPKVYTVFTDPILGNNVSKYNVYVEQQHYLAFFNSPVNKEDVCQNDLKFIKDSIYTKKELRKNKNSLRTKLLKFSFLYSAIKNNLPLYIIDSFLECHKEEEIKEEIIDLMKFIIIEIENKGYECSPNLNKSAFVKSLLSLALYRGILTSLKNTFEKINIANFKADGVDMEVIRNVFEEVYINFNMESNYKLLSSEINNLLKNKSKIDDNNQWVPLWKIIGEKSEGEIDQRNFFAHCGMERNVVDLKKSTDKIWIKYNNYFSSRKGNIENWIKEKI, from the coding sequence ATGAATGTAATTTATCAAATTGCAAGAATGGAAGATTCAAAAAAAATTTTTTGTATATCCTTTGAAGAAGGGGATTGCGAAAGGGAAAAGTTTGAAAAAGAATCATCTTTAAGTTCGTTTGTTGTAAGAGATTATTTCAAAGATTCGAAACAAGAAAATTCTGAGGCGGTCATTTTTTATCCTGTAAGTATTGTTTTAAATGAAAGGTTGCTAAAAAATTTAAAAACAAACGTAAAATATTCAAACAATACGGAACTAATCAATAAATTAGAAAATGTTTTTGAGAAACCAACTGAGTATTTAAAAAATCCTAAAGATGTAATCAAATTGTTTCCATTTGAAGAAGAAAAAGATGATTATTTAGTATTATCTTCTTTTGGTACATATTTAAATAATATTGAAGTAAAAGGGAGTTACTCGGATATAGTTTTGACTATTTTAGCAGATATGGTAACTCGATATTTACACAAAGATGTAACATCATTTTACATAGATATTTCTAGTGGATATAACTTTTATATATCAGCACTATTAGAAGCAGCAAGGCATTTTAGTGTTTTTGCCACATTATATAACTGGGATAATAAAGAAAAAATACCAAAAGTATATACTGTCTTTACCGATCCTATTCTTGGGAACAATGTTTCAAAATATAATGTTTATGTTGAACAGCAGCATTATTTAGCATTTTTTAATTCACCTGTGAATAAAGAAGATGTTTGCCAAAATGATTTAAAATTTATTAAAGATAGTATATATACAAAAAAAGAGTTAAGAAAAAATAAGAATAGCTTAAGGACAAAATTGTTGAAGTTTTCTTTTTTGTATTCAGCTATAAAAAATAATCTTCCATTATATATAATAGATAGTTTTCTAGAATGTCATAAAGAAGAAGAGATAAAGGAAGAAATTATTGATTTGATGAAATTTATTATTATTGAAATTGAAAATAAAGGATATGAATGTTCACCTAATTTAAATAAAAGTGCATTTGTAAAGAGTTTATTATCATTAGCTTTATACCGCGGTATTTTAACTTCATTAAAAAATACTTTTGAAAAAATAAATATTGCCAATTTTAAAGCAGATGGCGTTGATATGGAAGTAATTAGAAATGTATTTGAAGAAGTTTATATAAACTTCAATATGGAGAGTAATTATAAATTATTAAGTAGTGAAATAAATAACTTGCTTAAAAATAAAAGTAAAATTGATGATAATAATCAGTGGGTACCTTTGTGGAAGATAATCGGAGAAAAATCAGAAGGGGAAATAGATCAAAGGAATTTCTTTGCCCATTGTGGAATGGAAAGAAATGTTGTAGATTTAAAGAAAAGTACAGATAAAATATGGATTAAGTATAATAATTACTTTAGTTCAAGAAAAGGTAATATTGAAAATTGGATAAAAGAAAAAATATAG